The following coding sequences lie in one bacterium genomic window:
- a CDS encoding T9SS type A sorting domain-containing protein yields the protein MLSVRSGGSYSRAVDTHNRAGAVVLLALALGTLLASSAQARVPGIGEHRAVQESLSRVHPRMRASWLRERGIEDPYYTAVRRPDSGRGLVEVGRWSYGPSYDVDGRTTPSETLVALARGSGVSLLRFSRQDSLSIQLLADINAEGLMCRVKVVDTLLYVGSRKGLEIYNIADEQNPARLSWTPIPLNDFVLQDSLVYTISGDDSFRVYNVSNPFSPVFRGACVDSGDVVSAAGNTAFLGQRWGLYVIDVSNPANPHRVGSWGSAVEQVQARGHLCYVTTFDQNGEPPWITFHILDVTVPANPYQVGSLDSVGGYGVYLVDTLAYCSGDADLPEFSIVSLADSTRPYALSMRDVPGWGWGAWASGLAQAAFIGCHRAGLQVFDTRNTVLPVRDTGLLGADQAVDVDVDGGRAYVADYNAGLQILDVSVPSRPMLLAQYDSSRTVRSATARDSFAYVSWPMPRMVTLDVTDPHHPLRVAGCDGMFNPPEDMVLRDSFVYCAEMNRFQIVNVARPRQPVLVGSCVSTDGVYFGLAVQDTLAYVAGGASLEVVSVADPANPRVIDSGGRASSGVTVKDTFAYIPYPYDTLFVYSVADPSNFRLLSAVPASVWPWDAVLGESRVYVGAGNGIDVYILSNPAQPHHAGSVSPADGVRRLSYAGGLLYAALWEGGVAIYETTSVGVQEQSEVPEKQVGLRVWPSVAPGRVRFEVGAAARASDVEVFDVSGKRLRDVPLRADTKGGATNGVIDLAGLAAGVYVIRVESVERSFTAKVVKTNRR from the coding sequence GTGTTGAGCGTCCGCTCAGGTGGTTCGTACAGTCGTGCCGTCGATACACACAACCGGGCCGGGGCAGTGGTGCTGCTTGCCCTTGCGTTGGGGACGCTGCTGGCATCGTCGGCGCAAGCCCGCGTGCCCGGAATCGGCGAGCATCGCGCGGTGCAGGAGTCGCTGAGCCGGGTGCATCCAAGGATGCGGGCCAGTTGGCTGCGTGAGCGCGGGATTGAGGATCCGTACTACACGGCCGTCAGGAGGCCGGATAGCGGTCGGGGACTAGTTGAAGTCGGCCGTTGGTCATACGGACCGTCGTATGATGTGGATGGGAGAACCACCCCAAGCGAGACGTTGGTCGCGCTGGCACGCGGCTCGGGAGTGAGCCTGCTCAGGTTCAGCCGGCAAGATTCCCTCTCAATCCAACTGCTCGCGGACATCAATGCCGAAGGGCTGATGTGCCGTGTGAAGGTGGTCGACACACTCCTCTACGTCGGTTCACGTAAGGGGCTGGAGATCTACAACATCGCCGACGAGCAGAATCCAGCGCGTCTCTCCTGGACCCCGATACCGCTCAACGACTTTGTCCTGCAGGACTCGCTGGTCTACACCATCAGCGGCGATGACTCATTCCGCGTCTACAACGTCTCGAATCCGTTCAGCCCGGTCTTCCGTGGAGCCTGTGTTGATTCGGGTGACGTGGTTTCGGCAGCGGGCAATACCGCTTTCCTCGGCCAACGCTGGGGCCTGTACGTCATCGATGTCTCCAATCCAGCCAACCCTCATCGGGTTGGTTCTTGGGGCAGCGCGGTTGAGCAGGTGCAAGCCAGAGGACACCTCTGTTATGTCACTACGTTCGACCAGAACGGCGAGCCACCGTGGATCACGTTCCATATCCTCGACGTGACGGTGCCGGCCAATCCGTATCAAGTAGGGTCCTTGGACTCGGTTGGAGGCTACGGGGTGTATCTGGTAGACACGTTAGCCTACTGCTCCGGAGACGCTGACCTGCCAGAGTTCTCGATTGTCTCCTTGGCTGATTCCACCCGCCCGTACGCGCTGAGCATGAGGGACGTGCCCGGCTGGGGCTGGGGAGCCTGGGCCAGCGGACTTGCGCAGGCGGCGTTCATCGGTTGCCACAGGGCGGGGCTGCAGGTATTCGACACCAGGAACACGGTTCTGCCGGTGCGCGACACCGGACTGCTTGGGGCTGACCAAGCGGTGGACGTCGATGTCGATGGCGGAAGGGCCTATGTGGCTGACTACAACGCCGGGCTTCAGATTCTCGACGTCAGTGTCCCGTCGCGTCCAATGCTTCTGGCCCAGTACGATTCAAGCAGGACGGTCCGTTCTGCGACTGCGAGGGATTCGTTCGCCTACGTATCATGGCCCATGCCGAGGATGGTAACGCTGGATGTGACCGACCCACATCACCCGTTGCGGGTGGCAGGTTGCGACGGCATGTTCAATCCTCCCGAGGACATGGTCCTTCGCGACAGTTTCGTCTACTGCGCCGAGATGAACCGCTTCCAGATTGTCAACGTCGCCCGGCCGAGACAGCCGGTACTGGTAGGGAGCTGCGTGTCTACTGACGGAGTCTATTTCGGGCTGGCGGTGCAGGACACCCTGGCATACGTGGCGGGCGGCGCCAGTCTTGAGGTGGTCAGCGTCGCAGACCCCGCCAATCCCCGCGTCATCGACAGTGGCGGCCGTGCTTCCTCTGGTGTGACAGTCAAAGACACGTTCGCTTACATTCCGTACCCATACGATACGCTGTTCGTCTACAGTGTCGCGGACCCGAGCAACTTCCGCCTACTATCTGCGGTTCCAGCGAGCGTCTGGCCGTGGGACGCAGTGCTGGGCGAGTCCAGGGTCTATGTTGGCGCGGGAAACGGTATTGACGTCTACATCCTGAGCAATCCAGCCCAACCGCACCATGCCGGGAGTGTAAGCCCAGCTGACGGGGTGAGGCGACTCAGCTATGCTGGCGGACTGCTCTATGCAGCTCTCTGGGAGGGTGGCGTTGCCATCTACGAGACGACAAGCGTTGGAGTACAAGAGCAGTCCGAGGTACCAGAAAAACAAGTGGGACTGCGAGTCTGGCCCAGTGTGGCACCGGGCAGAGTGCGGTTTGAGGTCGGCGCAGCGGCGCGTGCCAGCGATGTTGAGGTGTTTGACGTTTCCGGAAAGCGACTCAGAGACGTGCCCCTGCGGGCCGATACGAAAGGAGGTGCCACGAATGGCGTCATAGACCTTGCCGGTCTTGCCGCCGGGGTATACGTTATCAGAGTCGAATCAGTAGAGAGGAGCTTCACGGCGAAAGTTGTGAAGACGAATAGGAGGTAA
- a CDS encoding DUF4258 domain-containing protein: protein MELAHTAHARDMLTERAIPDAWVVRAVESPLRTENHDDGATHYLSEVPERSGRILRVVMNTEASPPIVVTVFFDRRLRRQS, encoded by the coding sequence ATGGAGCTTGCGCACACCGCTCACGCCCGGGACATGCTCACGGAGCGTGCGATACCGGACGCGTGGGTTGTCCGGGCAGTGGAGTCACCGTTGCGCACGGAGAACCACGATGACGGCGCGACTCACTATCTGAGCGAAGTGCCGGAGCGCAGCGGCCGAATCCTGCGCGTCGTGATGAACACGGAAGCCAGTCCGCCGATTGTGGTCACGGTCTTCTTTGACCGTCGCCTGAGGAGACAATCATGA
- a CDS encoding ferredoxin, producing MKASIDKELCTGCELCVSSCPDIFEIEGETATIKVDAIPEGAEDCVQQAAEDCPSSAIKVED from the coding sequence ATGAAAGCATCTATCGACAAAGAGCTGTGCACCGGCTGCGAGCTGTGTGTCAGCAGTTGCCCGGATATCTTCGAGATCGAAGGTGAAACGGCCACAATCAAGGTCGACGCTATTCCCGAAGGTGCCGAGGACTGCGTGCAGCAGGCCGCCGAAGACTGCCCGTCCAGCGCCATCAAAGTCGAGGACTAG
- the gdhA gene encoding NADP-specific glutamate dehydrogenase, producing the protein MSDAVNAFMEGIIAKNPGEKEFHQAVREVAESLMPYLDKNPKYKKAKILERICEPERVIMFRVPWVDDKGEVQVNRGFRIEMNSAIGPYKGGLRLHPTVYLGLLKFLAFEQVFKNSLTTLPMGGGKGGSDFDPKGKSDNEVMAFIQAFMSELFRHIGPNTDVPAGDIGVGGREIGFMFGMYKKLRNEFTGVLTGKALGWGGSLIRPEATGYGATYFAQEMLATRGDSMKGKTCLVSGSGNVYQYTVEKVNQLGGKCVTASDSNGYIYDEAGIDAEKLAFIMELKNVKRGRISEYAGKFKGSVYTPVDPKLDYNPLWNHKAHCAFPSATQNEINGKDAANLIKNGVFVVSEGANMPSTPDAMKVYIDSKILYGPAKAANAGGVATSGLEMSQNSLRLSWTREEVDKRLQGIMKAIHDTCVHYGKEGNFVNYVNGANIGGFVKVADAMLDQGVV; encoded by the coding sequence ATGTCTGATGCAGTCAATGCCTTTATGGAAGGCATTATCGCGAAGAACCCCGGTGAGAAGGAATTCCACCAGGCGGTGCGCGAGGTCGCCGAGTCGCTGATGCCGTACCTCGACAAGAATCCGAAGTACAAGAAGGCGAAGATCCTCGAGCGTATCTGCGAGCCCGAGCGCGTCATCATGTTCCGGGTCCCGTGGGTCGACGACAAGGGCGAAGTCCAGGTCAACCGCGGCTTCCGCATCGAGATGAACTCGGCCATCGGCCCGTACAAGGGCGGGCTCCGCTTGCACCCGACCGTGTACCTGGGCCTCCTCAAGTTCCTCGCCTTCGAACAGGTGTTCAAGAACTCCCTCACCACTCTCCCCATGGGCGGCGGCAAGGGCGGCTCGGACTTCGACCCCAAGGGCAAGAGCGACAACGAAGTGATGGCCTTTATCCAGGCCTTCATGAGTGAGCTGTTCCGCCACATCGGGCCGAATACCGACGTGCCGGCCGGCGACATCGGCGTCGGCGGACGGGAAATCGGATTCATGTTCGGGATGTACAAGAAGCTGCGCAACGAGTTCACCGGCGTGCTCACCGGCAAGGCCCTCGGCTGGGGCGGCTCCCTGATTCGTCCCGAGGCCACCGGCTACGGCGCGACCTACTTCGCGCAGGAAATGCTCGCCACCCGCGGCGATTCCATGAAGGGCAAGACCTGCCTCGTGTCCGGTTCCGGCAACGTGTACCAGTACACCGTTGAGAAGGTCAACCAGCTCGGCGGTAAGTGCGTCACCGCTTCCGACTCGAACGGCTACATCTATGACGAAGCCGGCATCGACGCTGAGAAGCTCGCCTTCATCATGGAGCTCAAGAACGTGAAGCGCGGCCGCATCAGCGAGTACGCCGGCAAGTTCAAGGGCTCGGTCTACACGCCGGTTGATCCCAAGCTCGACTACAACCCGCTGTGGAACCACAAGGCCCACTGCGCGTTCCCGAGCGCTACCCAGAACGAGATCAACGGCAAGGATGCCGCGAATCTCATCAAGAACGGCGTGTTTGTGGTCTCCGAGGGCGCCAACATGCCTTCGACCCCGGATGCGATGAAGGTCTACATCGACAGCAAGATCCTCTACGGTCCGGCCAAGGCCGCGAACGCCGGCGGCGTCGCCACCTCCGGTCTCGAGATGTCGCAGAACAGCCTGCGCCTCTCCTGGACCCGCGAAGAGGTCGACAAGAGACTCCAGGGCATCATGAAGGCCATCCATGACACGTGCGTCCACTATGGCAAGGAAGGCAACTTCGTGAACTACGTAAACGGCGCGAACATCGGCGGCTTCGTTAAGGTAGCCGACGCGATGCTCGACCAGGGCGTAGTCTAG
- the rho gene encoding transcription termination factor Rho yields the protein MIQEELKRKKITELFDLAEKLNVPDYRDRNKQGLVLAILEADARQRNAGAEGVEVTGVLEILEEGFGFLRSPDYSYLPSSDDVYVSPSQIKRFALRTGDTIVGHARPPKNSERYFALLKIDTENGTPLAEDRRRIPFEALTPLYPLQRIQLEVPEKNDFSMRVEDLFVPVGKGQRGIIVSPPRAGKTILMQKIANCITANHPEIKLIILLIDERPEEVTDMERSVKAEVISSTFDEVPERHVQVADMVLEKAKRLVEHGHDVVILLDSITRLARAHNLVVPHSGRTLSGGLDSNALQKPKKFFGAARNIEEGGSLTIIATALVETGSRMDEVIFEEFKGTGNMELILDRKLADRRIFPAIDLQRSGTRKEELLLSEFELNRIWVMRKLLAELSPVEMMEFVLDKMRLTRNNKEFLDSMSES from the coding sequence GTGATTCAGGAAGAACTGAAGCGCAAGAAGATAACCGAGCTCTTTGACCTCGCCGAGAAGCTCAACGTCCCAGATTACCGGGACCGCAACAAACAGGGACTGGTCCTGGCCATCCTGGAAGCCGATGCCCGCCAGCGCAATGCCGGCGCCGAAGGCGTCGAGGTGACGGGCGTGCTCGAAATCCTCGAAGAGGGTTTCGGGTTCCTCCGCTCACCGGACTACAGTTACCTGCCTTCGTCGGACGACGTCTACGTCTCGCCGTCCCAGATCAAGCGGTTCGCCCTCCGGACCGGCGACACCATCGTCGGGCACGCGCGGCCGCCCAAGAACAGCGAGCGCTACTTCGCTCTCCTGAAGATTGACACCGAGAACGGCACGCCGCTCGCCGAAGACCGGCGCCGCATCCCGTTCGAGGCGCTGACCCCGCTCTACCCGCTGCAGCGGATCCAGCTCGAGGTGCCGGAGAAGAACGACTTCTCGATGCGGGTCGAAGACTTGTTCGTGCCCGTGGGCAAAGGCCAGCGCGGCATCATCGTCTCTCCCCCGCGCGCGGGCAAGACCATCCTCATGCAGAAAATCGCCAACTGCATCACGGCCAATCACCCCGAGATCAAGCTCATTATCCTGCTCATCGACGAACGGCCCGAGGAAGTGACCGACATGGAACGGTCGGTCAAGGCCGAGGTCATCAGCTCGACCTTCGACGAGGTGCCTGAGCGCCACGTCCAGGTCGCCGACATGGTGCTGGAGAAAGCGAAGCGGCTGGTCGAGCACGGCCACGACGTCGTGATCCTGCTCGACTCGATTACCCGCCTCGCCCGCGCCCACAACCTGGTTGTGCCGCACTCCGGCCGCACCCTTTCCGGCGGTCTCGACTCCAACGCCCTGCAGAAGCCCAAGAAGTTCTTCGGCGCGGCCCGCAACATCGAAGAGGGCGGCTCGCTCACCATTATCGCCACCGCTCTCGTCGAGACCGGCTCGCGCATGGACGAGGTCATCTTCGAAGAGTTCAAGGGCACCGGCAACATGGAACTCATCCTCGACCGGAAGCTGGCCGACCGCCGTATCTTCCCGGCCATCGACCTCCAGCGTTCCGGCACCCGCAAGGAAGAACTGCTGCTGTCGGAGTTCGAACTCAACCGCATCTGGGTGATGCGCAAGCTCCTGGCCGAGCTCTCCCCGGTCGAGATGATGGAGTTCGTGCTTGACAAGATGCGTCTGACGCGCAACAATAAAGAGTTCCTGGATTCGATGAGCGAAAGTTGA
- a CDS encoding tetratricopeptide repeat protein, giving the protein MVLLALGAGVAHAQSYMSGFMLERAGQPGQAFEEYRLSVNKEPRDMPSYDGLVRLADTLKRCDTLVAVSLRLEKQFPDVADYSYGLVSGLLGLKRTADARVEGRRAALKWPDRLATLGEVFAGHQDYASAIDYYEQALRHGADRMAIADRLVDLYDASGQPAAATREIVSVINASPQALDRYRQKLSALAVRSGAGIAGELEKVSDPATRALAKAVVYLATKNEAEAVHVLKPVLSGQELYEFAHDCEAQGALRAALAVYQEQKVHVDAARVLRTMGRVPEALAELAMDDGVGAQIELGDLCRDQGDYARALASYQRALARQPASEPAVFGQAAALLGLGHTEPARAAAMKLVHSSDRLLLLVARTFFYEGQFDSAGAYLNELVRQFPQSLLVNDGLDLAVLTGSGDRAKELARLMLDYETGADEADKAQTLADGDDAVAQQACFLLARFLRREHKPKEALAALDRYCQRFGSSSLAPKARLEQAGVYRDDLKDEAKYRETLQQLILEYPGSAYVPIARSLLAEAEKPVSPEPVR; this is encoded by the coding sequence GTGGTGTTGCTTGCACTGGGCGCGGGCGTTGCCCACGCCCAGAGTTACATGAGCGGCTTCATGCTCGAGCGTGCCGGGCAGCCCGGCCAGGCCTTTGAGGAGTATCGACTGAGCGTCAACAAGGAACCAAGGGACATGCCGTCCTACGACGGTCTGGTTCGCCTCGCCGACACGCTCAAGCGCTGCGACACTCTGGTCGCCGTCAGCCTCAGGCTGGAGAAGCAGTTCCCGGACGTCGCCGATTACTCGTATGGGCTGGTGAGCGGCCTGCTGGGGCTGAAGCGCACAGCCGATGCTCGGGTCGAAGGGCGCAGGGCAGCCCTCAAGTGGCCGGACCGGCTGGCAACGCTGGGTGAGGTGTTTGCCGGGCACCAGGACTACGCTTCGGCCATCGACTACTACGAGCAGGCGCTGCGGCACGGCGCAGACCGGATGGCGATTGCCGACCGGCTGGTCGACCTGTACGACGCCTCGGGCCAGCCGGCGGCGGCGACGCGCGAGATAGTGTCCGTCATCAACGCCTCACCGCAAGCACTCGACCGCTATCGGCAGAAGCTCTCGGCGCTTGCCGTCAGGTCCGGCGCCGGCATCGCCGGCGAACTGGAGAAGGTCAGTGACCCGGCAACCCGCGCGCTAGCCAAGGCCGTCGTGTATCTTGCTACGAAGAACGAGGCGGAAGCGGTACACGTGCTCAAGCCGGTGCTGTCCGGGCAGGAGCTTTACGAATTCGCGCACGACTGCGAGGCGCAGGGCGCGCTGAGGGCGGCGCTTGCCGTCTACCAGGAGCAGAAAGTGCACGTCGACGCAGCGCGGGTGCTGAGGACGATGGGCCGGGTTCCGGAAGCGCTGGCCGAACTGGCCATGGACGACGGCGTCGGGGCGCAGATTGAGCTGGGCGACCTGTGCCGCGACCAGGGCGACTACGCTCGGGCGCTCGCAAGCTACCAACGGGCGCTTGCCCGCCAGCCGGCGAGCGAGCCGGCGGTGTTCGGACAGGCGGCGGCCCTGCTCGGTCTCGGGCATACCGAACCGGCTCGCGCCGCGGCCATGAAGCTCGTCCACTCGTCCGACCGGCTACTGCTGCTCGTGGCCCGCACGTTCTTCTACGAAGGGCAGTTCGACTCGGCCGGCGCATACTTGAATGAGCTGGTCAGGCAGTTCCCGCAGAGCCTGCTGGTCAACGACGGGCTGGACCTGGCGGTCTTGACCGGCAGCGGGGACCGGGCCAAGGAGCTCGCGCGGCTGATGCTCGACTATGAGACCGGCGCCGATGAGGCCGACAAGGCCCAGACCCTGGCCGACGGCGACGACGCTGTCGCACAACAGGCCTGCTTCCTGCTCGCGCGGTTCCTGCGGCGGGAGCACAAGCCGAAAGAGGCGCTGGCCGCGCTCGACCGGTACTGTCAGCGGTTCGGAAGCAGCTCGCTCGCGCCAAAGGCAAGGCTGGAACAGGCCGGGGTGTATCGCGACGACCTCAAGGACGAGGCGAAGTATCGGGAGACACTCCAGCAGTTGATACTCGAATACCCGGGTTCGGCCTACGTGCCGATTGCGCGCAGCCTGCTTGCGGAGGCCGAGAAACCGGTTTCGCCGGAGCCGGTCCGTTGA
- the rpmE gene encoding 50S ribosomal protein L31 — MKPKIHPKYVESTITCACGNVVKTRSTKPKMNVDLCSNCHPFFTGKQHLVDTAGRVEKFRRKYGDVVPTKPAKVAKPAEAPKPPKPPKARKPRAPKPATEPAAPAAEPEVKTE; from the coding sequence ATGAAACCAAAGATTCACCCTAAGTACGTCGAGTCGACCATCACCTGCGCCTGCGGCAACGTGGTCAAGACTCGTTCGACCAAGCCGAAGATGAACGTTGACCTCTGCTCCAACTGTCACCCGTTCTTCACCGGCAAACAGCACCTCGTTGACACCGCCGGCCGCGTCGAGAAGTTCCGCCGTAAGTACGGCGACGTGGTTCCGACCAAGCCGGCGAAGGTTGCCAAACCCGCTGAGGCTCCCAAGCCCCCGAAGCCCCCAAAGGCCCGGAAGCCCAGGGCACCCAAGCCCGCAACGGAGCCCGCCGCGCCTGCGGCTGAGCCCGAGGTGAAGACCGAGTAA
- a CDS encoding PQQ-binding-like beta-propeller repeat protein produces the protein MARTDARPLLLFFAVAAVLVASSCKRNHPPDVPAVLAGLDSCFTDTTYSFMTTATDPDGDSVQVRIDWGDSTLSDWGGWFASGDTISLTHAWSGVGTRDIKAQARDQKLASSNWSGGLAMRLVSFHLPHSPYTPAVPSGPSVGGQDSMYFFVTTDSHPDRIPVAVRFAWSNGDTSAWSKFVASGESVRMSHAWHDTGFYAVAAQAKDTNGALSSWSERHSITVHALDLLRKWRFRVATGNDLSLAASPAIAPDGTIYVGSPGSALCAVNPDGTLKWTYPADANAKSSPAVGPDGTVYVGGNYGTLYAISPDSGALKWSHSFAVGVPVSSPSISSGGAVFCGCEDRFSSLTHNGGYVSDFQTDEHSVTDAAAAISDDGTVYIAQQNGTVGAYSTNCTRRWKIHTHAVSPTDLAIAGDLSVYFGSEQSPSFTDFAALYHDGASQWAYSAGVDVHSAPAIAPDGTVYFGSTDNCLYALNPDSSLKWRYQTGGDVSSGPAVAADGTIYVGSNDSCLYALNADGTLKWRYLTGGRVEAAPTIGTDGTVYFISDDGYLYALNGTSPLAASPWPKFHHDLQNTGQATSGFSTHVDTVGDPVLAPDSSGFTIQVANTGNTPLTLNYLWYNIAPPSAYMRDLLVNGAHGYGYPIQSGQRGSIPPDTMRFAHVTIAPNRAQAVEFGFLDFHVDSLGLGTTTNVAGKDFGFYFIDGSAISVRP, from the coding sequence ATGGCTCGAACTGACGCCCGACCGCTACTTCTGTTTTTCGCTGTCGCAGCAGTGCTGGTGGCCTCTTCCTGCAAGAGAAACCACCCGCCCGATGTGCCGGCCGTGCTGGCCGGCCTCGACTCCTGCTTCACTGACACGACTTACTCTTTCATGACCACTGCGACCGACCCTGATGGCGATAGCGTGCAGGTGCGAATCGATTGGGGCGATTCCACGCTGTCGGACTGGGGAGGCTGGTTCGCGAGTGGAGACACAATCTCCCTTACTCACGCGTGGTCTGGCGTCGGCACTCGCGACATCAAGGCCCAGGCGCGGGACCAAAAGCTTGCCAGTTCGAACTGGTCGGGTGGACTCGCCATGCGGCTGGTGAGTTTCCATTTACCCCACTCGCCCTACACGCCGGCCGTGCCGTCAGGGCCATCCGTCGGCGGACAGGATTCCATGTACTTCTTCGTAACCACCGACTCCCATCCTGACCGTATCCCCGTCGCAGTGAGGTTTGCGTGGAGCAACGGCGATACTTCGGCATGGAGTAAGTTCGTGGCCTCGGGGGAGTCGGTGCGGATGAGCCACGCGTGGCACGACACCGGCTTCTACGCGGTGGCGGCGCAGGCAAAGGACACGAACGGCGCGTTATCCTCGTGGTCGGAGCGACATAGCATCACAGTGCATGCGCTGGACTTGCTGCGCAAGTGGCGCTTTCGCGTGGCTACCGGCAACGACCTGTCCCTTGCCGCATCACCAGCCATAGCTCCAGACGGCACCATCTACGTCGGTTCACCGGGCAGCGCGCTGTGCGCGGTCAATCCTGACGGTACGCTCAAGTGGACCTACCCGGCCGACGCGAACGCGAAGTCGTCACCGGCGGTCGGGCCCGATGGCACCGTCTACGTGGGTGGCAACTACGGCACCCTGTATGCCATCAGTCCCGATAGTGGTGCCCTGAAATGGAGCCACTCCTTTGCCGTGGGCGTCCCGGTGTCGTCCCCTTCCATTTCGAGTGGGGGGGCGGTTTTCTGCGGTTGTGAAGACCGTTTCAGCTCTCTGACCCATAACGGCGGGTACGTATCGGACTTTCAAACCGACGAACACAGCGTGACGGACGCGGCCGCAGCGATTTCGGATGATGGCACGGTCTACATTGCTCAGCAGAACGGCACCGTGGGCGCGTACAGCACAAACTGCACGCGGAGATGGAAAATCCACACTCACGCCGTCAGCCCTACCGACCTTGCCATCGCAGGCGACCTTTCAGTCTACTTTGGGTCGGAACAGAGTCCGTCATTCACCGATTTTGCGGCTCTCTACCATGACGGGGCTTCTCAGTGGGCCTACAGCGCGGGCGTCGACGTACATTCCGCTCCGGCAATTGCGCCGGACGGCACTGTCTACTTTGGGTCAACGGACAACTGTCTCTATGCCCTGAATCCGGACAGCAGCCTGAAGTGGCGGTATCAGACCGGCGGCGACGTCAGCTCCGGCCCTGCAGTCGCGGCGGACGGCACAATCTACGTCGGCTCGAACGATAGTTGTCTCTACGCGCTGAACGCGGACGGGACCCTCAAGTGGCGCTACCTGACTGGCGGGCGGGTCGAAGCAGCGCCGACCATCGGCACAGACGGTACTGTCTATTTCATCAGCGACGACGGTTATCTGTACGCGCTCAACGGTACGAGCCCATTGGCTGCTTCGCCTTGGCCCAAGTTCCACCACGACCTTCAGAACACCGGACAGGCCACCAGCGGGTTCTCGACTCACGTAGACACGGTCGGCGACCCCGTTCTCGCTCCTGACAGCTCGGGTTTCACAATACAAGTCGCCAACACCGGGAATACTCCGCTTACCCTCAACTACCTGTGGTACAACATTGCGCCGCCCTCTGCATACATGCGGGACCTTCTTGTCAATGGGGCGCACGGATACGGATACCCGATACAGAGCGGGCAGCGTGGCTCCATACCCCCCGATACCATGCGGTTCGCTCACGTCACTATCGCGCCCAATCGGGCGCAGGCGGTTGAGTTCGGATTCCTCGACTTCCACGTAGACTCACTGGGTCTGGGTACAACAACCAACGTGGCCGGGAAGGATTTCGGTTTCTACTTCATTGATGGCTCGGCAATATCGGTCAGGCCGTGA
- a CDS encoding transposase, with amino-acid sequence MPRIARVVAVDLPHHVTQRGNNRGQVFFDDDDRRFYLWTLAQYRRKYGVDIWGYCLMDNHVHALAVPHEADSLARCFAGTNLIYTQHVNRKQGRSGRLWQNRFFSCPVDKDEYLWPVLRYIDRNPVRSKTVHRAWEYQWSSARQHVTGEADPLLNEPDWLLAELRRQKYRSYLRDDSEEKTAEIRRMTATGRPLGGTAFLSVLESHLERVLSAQKRGRPRIVTGK; translated from the coding sequence ATGCCGAGAATAGCCCGTGTCGTGGCAGTCGATCTGCCGCACCACGTTACCCAGCGCGGCAACAACCGCGGCCAGGTGTTCTTTGATGACGATGACCGACGGTTCTACCTCTGGACGCTGGCCCAGTATCGGCGTAAGTATGGCGTTGATATCTGGGGCTACTGCCTGATGGATAACCATGTGCACGCCCTGGCCGTGCCGCACGAGGCGGACTCGCTCGCCCGTTGCTTTGCCGGCACGAACCTGATCTACACGCAGCACGTCAACCGCAAACAGGGGCGCAGCGGTCGGCTCTGGCAGAACCGTTTCTTCTCGTGCCCGGTAGACAAAGACGAGTACCTGTGGCCGGTGCTAAGGTACATTGACCGCAACCCGGTTCGGTCGAAGACGGTGCACCGGGCATGGGAGTACCAATGGTCCAGCGCCCGCCAACACGTCACTGGCGAAGCCGACCCGCTGCTGAACGAGCCCGACTGGCTCCTTGCAGAACTGCGCCGTCAGAAGTATCGTAGCTACCTGAGGGACGATTCCGAGGAGAAGACAGCAGAGATACGGCGTATGACGGCCACCGGCCGTCCATTGGGCGGGACTGCGTTCCTTTCGGTGTTAGAGTCGCATCTGGAGCGAGTCCTGAGCGCACAGAAGCGGGGTAGACCTCGCATAGTCACTGGAAAATAG
- a CDS encoding DUF2283 domain-containing protein yields MRLKVDKASDALYLRLDEAAVVESEEVQPGIVLDYDAAGNMVGVEILNLSKRVAPERLRVLQLETV; encoded by the coding sequence ATGAGATTGAAGGTAGACAAAGCTAGTGATGCACTGTATCTGCGACTCGACGAGGCCGCGGTGGTCGAGTCCGAGGAGGTCCAGCCCGGAATAGTCCTGGACTACGACGCCGCCGGCAACATGGTCGGTGTTGAGATCCTCAACCTCAGCAAGCGCGTGGCGCCCGAGCGCCTCCGCGTCCTGCAACTCGAAACGGTCTAG